One Siniperca chuatsi isolate FFG_IHB_CAS linkage group LG5, ASM2008510v1, whole genome shotgun sequence DNA window includes the following coding sequences:
- the acacb gene encoding acetyl-CoA carboxylase 2 isoform X6, translated as MEGNGLFPYLRRSSMSGLHLVKKGREHRKMDLQRDFTVASPAEFVIRFGGNRVIEKVLIANNGIAAVKCMRSIRRWSYEMFRNERTVRFVVMVTPEDLKANAEYIKMADHYVPVPGGPNNNNYANVELIVDIAKRIPVQAVWAGWGHASENPKLPELLNKAGISFLGPSSKAMWALGDKVASSIVAQSADIPTLPWSGSGLRVDWAEEDQTLGNVISVPPEVYTKGCVQDVDDGLAGAERIGYPVIIKASEGGGGKGIRKVESSEDFPSFFRQVQTEVPGSPIFIMQLAQHARHLEVQILADEYGNAISLFGRDCSIQRRHQKIIEEAPATIAAPSTLEQMEQYAVRLAKMVGYVSAGTVEYLFSEDGSFHFLELNPRLQVEHPCTEMIGDVNLPAAQLQIAMGIPLHRIKDIRLLYGETPWGDTIINFETPDCMPSPRGHVIAVRITSENPDEGFKPSSGTVQELNFRSSKNVWGYFSVGATGGLHEFADSQFGHCFSWGENREEAISNMVVAMKELSIRGDFRTTVEYLIKLLETESFRNNDIDTGWLDHLIAEKVQAERPDTMLGIVCGALHVADASFRKSMSDYLHSLERGQVLPAASLLNSVSVDLIYEGVKFCLKVARQSPTTYVIMMNGSNIEIDVHRLSDGGLLLCYDGSSHTTYMKEEVDSYRITVGNKTCVFEKEKDPTVLRSPSAGKLLQYMVEDGGHICAGETYAEIEVMKMVMTLTVQQSGCVHFVKRPGAVLQPGCVVAHIDLDDPSSIHRVELNTAILPPQQPLPIVGGKLHQVFHSVLENLGKVMDGYCLEEPYFSSKLKQWVATLMKTLRDPSLPLMELQEIMTSVAGRIPPGVEKDIRKVMAQYASNITSVLCQFPSQRIANILDSHAATLQRKADREVFFMNTQSIVQLVQRYRSGIRGYTKSVVLDLLKRYLQVEIQFQQAHYDKCVINLREQHKPDMSPVLEYIFSHAQVPKKNILVTMLIDQLCGRDSTLADELMAILNELTQLSKMENSKVALRARQVLIASHLPSYELRHNQVESIFLSAIDMYGHQFCPENLKKLILSETSIFDVLPNFFYHSNQVVCMAALEVYVRRAYIAYELNSIQHHQLQDGTCAVDFQFMLPSSHPNRGSSPTLNRIPVPVSGSSQFKMRRQSSELFMEEAWSPPCQRMGAMVAFQCFDDFKRNVDEVLASFAEPLLESAPFSESCSSLYEEENFKNMKENPIHIINVSIKTADTKDDDALVTAFTAFAQSKKAVLFECGIRRITFLIAQKREFPKFFTFRARDGFQEDRIYRNLEPALAFQLELNRMRNFDLTAVPCANHKMHLYLGAARVQEGAEVTDYRFFIRAIIRHSDLITKEASFEYLQNEGERLLLEAMDELEVAFSNTSVRTDCNHIFLNFVPTVIMDPSKIEESVRSMVMRYGIRLWKLRVMQAELKINIRLTPTGNAVPIRLFLTNESGYYLDISLYKEVTDPSSGQIMFKSYGDKQGPLHGMLINTPYVTKDLLQAKRFQAQTLGTTYVYDFPEMFRQALFKLWGPGDKHPKDVLMCTELVLDPQGRLVQMNRLPGDNNVGMVAFRMKMKTPEYPEGRDIIVICNDITHMIGSFGPQEDELFLRASELARAEGIPRIYIAANSGARIGLAEEIKHMFQVAWIDPADPYKGFKYLYLTPQDYTRISSTNAVHCHHVEEGGESRYIITDVIGKDEGLGVENLRGSGTIAGESSQAYQEIITISMVTCRAIGIGAYLVRLGQRVIQVENSHIILTGAGALNKVLGREVYTSNNQLGGIQIMHNNGVTHSTVPDDFEGVFTILQWLSYMPKNKHSPVPVIATTDPVDREIEYTPTKAPYDPRWMLAGRPHPTGKGAWQSGFFDHGSFMEIMGSWAQTVVVGRARLGGIPLGVIAVETRTVEFTVPADPANLDSESKVLQQAGQVWFPDSAFKTAQAICDFNREHLPLMVFANWRGFSGGMKDMYDQILKFGAYIVDALREFRQPVLVYIPPHAELRGGSWVVIDPTINPLCMELYADRESRGGVLEAEGTVEIKFRRKDLLKTMKRLDSVYASLVEQLGKASPELSDKQCLELESKLKAREEFLLPIYHQVAVQFVDLHDTPGRMQEKGVITDILDWKNVRTFFYWRLRRLLLEQVVKCEILQANKDLSDGHMQSMLRRWFVETEGTVKAYLWDNNQAVVEWLEKHLSEEDGTRSAIQENIKYLRRENTLKHIRSLVQANPDVAMDCIIHMSHIITPSQRAKLSHLLATMDSTSTS; from the exons ATGGAGGGAAACGGCTTGTTCCCATATCTCCGAAG GTCTAGCATGTCTGGTCTTCACTTGGTGAAAAAAGGACGTGAACACAGAAAGATGGATCTGCAGAGGGACTTCACTGTGGCCTCTCCTGCTGAGTTTGTCATCCGATTTGGTGGCAACCGGGTCATCGAAAAA GTGCTGATAGCTAACAATGGGATAGCCGCAGTCAAATGTATGCGTTCTATCCGTCGCTGGTCCTACGAAATGTTTCGCAATGAAAGGACCGTCCgttttgttgtcatggtaaccCCTGAAGACTTGAAAGCTAATGCAG AATACATTAAAATGGCAGATCATTATGTGCCTGTACCCGGTGGGCCCAACAATAACAACTACGCCAACGTAGAGCTGATAGTGGACATTGCTAAAAGAATCCCAGTGCAG GCTGTGTGGGCTGGTTGGGGTCATGCCTCAGAAAATCCCAAACTGCCCGAGCTGTTGAACAAAGCAGGAATATCATTCTTAG GGCCGTCCAGTAAGGCCATGTGGGCTCTCGGGGATAAGGTGGCTTCTTCCATTGTGGCTCAGAGTGCTGACATTCCCACACTACCATGGAGCGGATCAG GTCTGAGAGTGGACTGGGCAGAGGAGGACCAAACACTGGGCAATGTAATCAGTGTTCCTCCAGAGGTCTACACAAAGGGCTGCGTTCAGGATGTAGATGATGGGCTGGCA GGGGCTGAGAGAATTGGTTATCCGGTTATTATCAAGGCCTCTGAGGGTGGAGGTGGAAAGGGTATACGGAAAGTAGAAAGTTCTGAGGATTTTCCAAGTTTCTTTAGACAG GTTCAGACAGAGGTGCCTGGCTCACCTATCTTCATCATGCAGCTGGCTCAGCATGCGAGACACCTTGAGGTTCAGATACTTGCTGATGAGTATGGAAATGCCATCTCTCTTTTTGGACGAGATTGCTCCATCCAGAGAAGGCACCAGAAGATCATCGAGGAGGCGCCTGCCACCATAGCTGCTCCCTCAACATTGGAGCAAATGGAACAG TATGCTGTGCGACTGGCCAAGATGGTGGGCTACGTGAGTGCAGGCACTGTGGAATATCTCTTCTCTGAAGACGGAAGTTTCCATTTCCTGGAACTGAATCCTCGCCTGCAGGTGGAACATCCCTGTACAGAGATGATCGGAGATGTAAACCTGCCTGCTGCCCAGCTTCAG ATTGCGATGGGCATCCCCCTTCATAGAATTAAGGACATCCGCTTGCTTTATGGAGAAACTCCGTGGGGCGACACCATCATTAACTTTGAGACTCCTGACTGCATGCCAAGTCCAAGAGGGCACGTCATAGCTGTTCGGATCACCAGTGAGAACCCTGACGAG GGGTTCAAGCCCAGTTCTGGCACTGTGCAGGAGCTGAACTTCCGCAGCAGTAAAAATGTCTGGGGTTATTTCAGTGTGGGGGCAACTGGTGGCCTGCATGAATTTGCAGACTCCCAGTTTGGACACTGTTTCTCCTGGGGCGAGAACCGTGAAGAAGCCATTTc GAACATGGTGGTGGCTATGAAGGAGCTGTCCATCAGAGGTGACTTCAGGACCACGGTTGAATACCTCATTAAGTTACTAGAGACAGAAAGCTTCAGAAACAATGACATCGACACTGGCTGGCTGGATCATCTCATTGCAGAGAAAGTGCAG GCGGAGAGACCAGATACCATGCTGGGTATTGTTTGTGGTGCTTTGCATGTTGCTGATGCAAGCTTCCGAAAGAGCATGTCTGACTACCTACATTCACTGGAGAG AGGCCAAGTACTGCCTGCAGCCAGTCTCCTCAACTCTGTCAGTGTGGACCTAATATATGAAGGAGTCAAGTTCTGCCTCAAG GTGGCTCGCCAATCCCCAACAACATATGTCATCATGATGAATGGCTCCAACATCGAGATAGATGTCCATAGGCTGAGTGATGGTGGCCTCCTGCTGTGCTATGATGGCAGCAGCCACACCACCTACATGAAAGAGGAAGTGGACAG CTACCGCATCACTGTTGGCAACAAGACTTGTGTATTTGAGAAGGAGAAGGATCCCACGGTGCTGAGGTCGCCTTCTGCTGGTAAACTGCTGCAGTACATGGTTGAGGATGGAGGCCACATTTGTGCAGGAGAGACATACGCAGAGATTGAG GTGATGAAGATGGTGATGACTTTGACTGTGCAGCAGTCTGGTTGTGTCCACTTTGTCAAGAGACCTGGAGCAGTTCTGCAGCCTGGCTGTGTGGTGGCACATATAGACCTGGATGACCCCAGCAGTATACATCGG GTGGAGCTCAACACAGCCATACTGCCACCCCAGCAGCCACTGCCCATTGTTGGGGGAAAACTTCATCAGGTGTTTCACAGCGTGCTGGAAAACTTGGGTAAAGTCATGGACGGCTACTGCCTTGAAGAGCCCTACTTCAGCAGCAAG CTGAAACAATGGGTGGCTACCCTGATGAAGACTTTAAGGGACCCCTCGCTGCCACTGATGGAACTCCAGGAGATTATGACGAGTGTGGCGGGTCGCATTCCTCCTGGCGTGGAGAAAGATATCCGTAAAGTCATGGCCCAGTACGCGAGCAACATCACCTCTGTCCTCTGCCAATTCCCCAGCCAAAGG ATTGCAAATATTCTAGACAGCCATGCAGCAACTCTACAGAGGAAGGCTGACCGAGAGGTGTTCTTCATGAACACTCAGAGTATCGTTCAGCTGGTACAGAg GTACCGCAGTGGAATTCGTGGCTATACGAAGTCTGTGGTTCTCGATCTGCTCAAGCGATATCTGCAAGTAGAGATACAGTTTCAGCAAG CTCACTATGACAAGTGTGTGATCAACCTGAGAGAGCAGCACAAACCTGACATGAGTCCTGTGCTGGAGTACATCTTCTCTCATGCCCAGGTCCCCAAGAAGAACATCCTAGTCACAATGCTCATA GACCAACTTTGTGGAAGGGATTCCACGCTAGCAGATGAGCTGATGGCCATTCTGAACGAGCTCACGCAGCTTAGCAAGATGGAGAACTCAAAGGTGGCACTGAGAGCCAGACAG GTCTTGATTGCCTCCCATTTACCATCATACGAACTGAGGCACAACCAGGTGGAGTCCATCTTCCTGTCAGCCATTGATATGTATGGCCACCAGTTTTGTCCAGAAAACTTGAAG AAACTCATTCTCTCCGAAACCTCCATTTTTGATGTTTTGCCCAATTTCTTCTAtcactccaatcaagttgtctGCATGGCTGCCTTGGAG GTGTATGTGCGCAGAGCTTACATCGCCTATGAGCTGAATAGCATCCAGCATCACCAGCTGCAGGATGGAACATGCGCTGTAGACTTCCAGTTTATGCTACCGTCATCACATCCGAACAG AGGGAGCAGCCCTACTCTGAACAG GATTCCTGTGCCAGTGAGTGGATCAAGCCAGTTTAAAATGAGGCGGCAGAGTAGTGAGCTCTTCATGGAGGAAGCCTGGTCTCCACCCTGCCAGCGAATGGGCGCCATGGTGGCTTTCCAGTGTTTTGACGACTTTAAAAG gAATGTTGATGAAGTTCTCGCCAGCTTTGCAGAACCACTCTTGGAGAGTGCTCCGTTCTCAGAGTCCTGCTCCAGTCTCTATGAGGAGGAGAACTTCAAG AATATGAAGGAGAACCCAATCCACATCATTAATGTGTCCATAAAAACAGCAGACACAAAAGATGACGATGCTTTGGTTACAGCCTTCACTGCCTTTGCCCAGTCAAAG aaagCTGTCCTCTTTGAGTGTGGAATCAGGAGAATCACATTTTTGATTGCACAGAAG AGAGAATTTCCCAAGTTCTTCACTTTCAGAGCTAGAGATGgg TTCCAGGAGGATCGTATTTACCGTAATCTGGAGCCAGCTTTAGCGTTTCAGCTGGAGCTGAACCGCATGAGGAACTTTGACCTGACAGCCGTTCCCTGTGCCAACCACAAGATGCACCTCTACCTCGGTGCTGCTCGTGTGCAGGAGGGGGCTGAAGTCACAGACTACCGCTTCTTCATACGAGCTATTATCCGCCACTCAGATCTCATTACAAAG GAAGCTTCCTTTGAATACCTTCAAAATGAGGGAGAACGTCTTCTGTTGGAGGCCATGGATGAGTTGGAGGTGGCCTTCAGTAACACCAGTGTCCGCACAGACTGCAACCACATCTTCCTCAACTTCGTACCCACTGTCATTATGGACCCCTCTAAA ATAGAGGAGTCTGTTCGCTCCATGGTGATGCGCTACGGCATCCGTCTTTGGAAGCTGCGGGTCATGCAGGCTGAGCTGAAGATCAACATCCGTCTGACACCAACTGGGAATGCCGTTCCTATCCGCTTGTTTCTTACTAATGAGTCTGGCTATTACTTGGACATCAGCCTGTACAAGGAGGTCACTGACCCAAGTTctggacag ATCATGTTCAAGTCATATGGAGATAAGCAGGGTCCTCTGCATGGCATGCTGATCAACACTCCGTATGTGACCAAAGACCTGCTGCAGGCCAAGCGCTTCCAGGCTCAAACTCTGGGGACTACATACGTATATGACTTCCCCGAGATGTTCAGACAG GCACTGTTTAAGCTGTGGGGTCCAGGGGACAAACACCCTAAAGACGTGCTGATGTGCACCGAGCTGGTTCTGGACCCTCAAGGTCGACTCGTGCAGATGAACCGCCTGCCTGGAGACAATAAT GTGGGAATGGTTGCATTCAGGATGAAGATGAAGACTCCAGAGTACCCAGAGGGCAGAGATATCATTGTCATCTGTAATGACATCACTCACATGATCGGCTCATTTGGTCCTCAAGAGGATGAGCTGTTCCTCAGGGCGTCTGAGTTGGCTCGTGCTGAGGGCATCCCCCGCATTTACATAGCAGCCAACAGTGGAGCGCGCATTGGCCTCGCTGAAGAGATCAAACACATGTTCCAGGTGGCCTGGATTGACCCCGCTGACCCCTACAAG GGTTTCAAGTACCTTTACCTGACACCGCAGGACTACACACGTATCAGCTCCACCAATGCTGTTCACTGTCACCATGTAGAGGAAGGTGGAGAGTCCAG GTACATCATCACTGACGTCATCGGGAAGGACGAAGGTCTTGGGGTTGAGAACCTGCGAGGTTCTGGCACCATTGCTGGAGAATCCTCTCAGGCCTATCAGGAGATTATTACAATTAGTATG GTGACATGTCGCGCTATAGGAATCGGAGCCTATCTGGTCCGTTTGGGACAGAGAGTGATTCAGGTGGAAAACTCTCACATTATCCTGACTGGAGCAGGCGCTCTTAACAAG GTTTTGGGCAGAGAGGTCTATACTTCCAACAACCAGCTGGGAGGGATCCAGATCATGCACAATAATGGAGTCACACACAGCACTGTGCCAGATGACTTTGAGGGCGTCTTCACCATCCTCCAGTGGCTCTCCTATATGCCAAAG AACAAACACTCCCCTGTGCCTGTTATAGCAACTACAGATCCAGTGGACAGAGAGATAGAATATACTCCTACAAAAGCACCGTATGACCCCCGCTGGATGCTGGCCGGGAGACCTCATCCAA CGGGGAAAGGTGCCTGGCAGAGTGGTTTCTTCGACCACGGCTCTTTCATGGAGATCATGGGGTCTTGGGCTCAGACAGTGGTAGTGGGCAGAGCACG GTTAGGAGGAATTCCACTTGGTGTCATTGCTGTTGAAACACGCACAGTTGAGTTCACAGTCCCGGCAGATCCAGCAAACCTGGATTCAGAATCCAAA GTTCTGCAGCAGGCTGGCCAGGTGTGGTTTCCAGATTCAGCTTTTAAAACGGCTCAGGCGATTTGTGACTTCAACCGTGAACATCTGCCTCTCATGGTGTTTGCCAACTGGAGGGGCTTCTCTGGTGGAATGAAGG ATATGTATGACCAGATACTGAAGTTTGGGGCCTATATCGTGGACGCCCTGCGTGAGTTCCGACAGCCGGTGCTGGTGTACATCCCACCACACGCTGAGCTGAGAGGAGGCTCATGGGTGGTGATAGACCCCACCATCAATCCACTGTGTATGGAGCTCTATGCAGACAGGGAGAGCAG AGGTGGTGTGCTGGAAGCTGAGGGTACAGTGGAGATCAAATTCAGGAGGAAGGACCTACTGAAGACTATGAAAAGACTAGATTCAGTCTATGCTAGTCTTGTTGAGCAGCTTGGTAAAG CTTCCCCAGAGCTGTCTGACAAACAGTGCCTAGAGCTGGAGTCAAAGCTCAAAGCAAGGGAGGAATTCCTGTTGCCCATCTACCACCAGGTGGCAGTGCAGTTTGTAGATCTCCATGACACCCCAGGCAGGATGCAGGAGAAGGGTGTCATTACT GATATTTTGGATTGGAAGAATGTGCGGACCTTCTTCTACTGGCGTCTGCGGCGCCTCCTGTTGGAGCAGGTGGTGAAGTGTGAGATTCTTCAGGCCAACAAGGACCTCAGTGATGGACACATGCAGTCCATGTTGCGACGCTGGTTTGTTGAAACAGAAGGAACAGTCAAG